The Pristiophorus japonicus isolate sPriJap1 chromosome 2, sPriJap1.hap1, whole genome shotgun sequence DNA segment ACAAAGAAGATTGAATGGCTGACTTGCATTCATTTTGCATCTCAACATGGCTCGAAAACCTCTCAATGCAGCATGGTCtccgccatggctcagtggggaacacactcgcctctgagccccAAGGTTGTGTCAGTTCAcagcccacaccagagacttgagcacaaacatttaGGCTGACATATACCCCTTGATCtcgctgttcatgcacccccttttaggattgtactatTTTATTTATATTTCCtccccttattcttcctaccaaaatgtaaatgtatcactttgcacttttctgtgttaaatttcacctgccacgtgtccacccattccaccaacctgtctatgtcctcttgaagtctatcactatcctcctcactgttcactatacttccaagttttgtgtcatctgcaaattttgaaattgtgccctataccccCACAttgcaagaaaagcagtggtcccagtaccaatccctggggaacaccactgtataccttcctccagtccaaaaaacaaccgttcaccactactctctgtttcctgtcacttagtcaaatTCTTATCCATTCTACTGCTGTCccatttattccatggacttcaactttgctggcactattgtgtggcactttgtcgaacgccttttggaaatccatatacatcaTGTCAACCACAtaagggagaggtgcaacgagacctaggtgtcatggtacatcagtcattgaaagttggcatgcaggtacagcaggcagtgaagaaggcaaatggcatgttggccttcatagcgagaggatttaagtataggagcagggaggtcttactgcagttgtacagggccttggttaggccacaccttgagtattgtgtacagttttggtctcctaatttgaggaaggacattcttgctattgagggagagcagcgaaggttcaccagactgattcccgggatggcaggactgacatatgaagaaagactggatcggctaggcctatattcacttgaatttagaagaatgagaggggatctcatagaaacatataaaattctgacaggattgggcaggttagatgcaggaagaatgtttccgatgttgaggaagtccagaaccaggggtcacagtctaaggataaggggtaagccatttaggaccgagatgaggagaaacttcttcactcagagaattgtgaacctgtggaattctctaccacagaatgttgttgaggccagttcattagatatattcaaaagggaattagatgtggcccttacggctaaagggatcaagcggtatggagagaaagcaggaatggggttctgaagttgtaaaagtgatcagccatgatcatattgaatggtggtgcaggctcgaagggccgaatagcctactcctgcacctatttgctatgtttctaccacattgccctcatcaattctctctgttacctcatcaaaaaaactcaatcgagttggttaaacacgatttgcctttaacaaatccgtgctggctttccttaattgttcacttgtccaagtgactattaattttgtccctgattactgtttctaaaagcttccccaatatcaaggttaaactgaccggcctatagttgctgggtttatctttacacctttttGCACAAGGGCTTAATATTTTCAATattccagccctctggcaccaacccctatctatggaggattggaatattatggctagtacctccgcaatttccgccctcaattccctcagtgtCCTTGGATGCATCCCATTTGGTCCTtatctttaagtacagccagcctttctagtacctcattgtcatgtatcttacattattatatataactgtatcctaacatgctatacatgactgtaataagatatgacctgtaacctgtaagcataccttaccaccaggggtgaacttgcaagagacaggtatataagggcaggtctcaggcaagtgcagcattccagagctgtgaaataaaggtgcaggtccagagtgaccttgacttcactacatgcctcatgtgaatctgtactgaggggacaggactttacactcatctttatcaattcttatcccatccagtatctcctctacctcctcctttactatgtctactgCATCTTCGTACTTggtgacagatgcaaagtactcatttagtccctcagccataccctctgcctccatgtgtaggtctcctttttggtccattATCGGCCCCAATCCTCCTCTTACTTACTGTATACTATTTATATGccaatagaagacttttggattaccttttatgttagctgataatctattctcatgctctctctttgccctcttattttctttttcactgctctgaactttctatactcagcctgattctcagatgtattctcgacctgaaatctgtcatacgcactctttttctgcttcatgttACTCtcgtatctctttcatcatccagggagctctgactttagttgctctACCTTTTGCcttttgtgggaatgtacctcgactgcacccgaactatttcctctttaaaggcagcccattgttccactaccgttttgcctaccaatctttgattccaatttacccgggccagatctgttctcatcccactgaaatttgccttcctccaattaagtatttttactctagattgctccctgtccttttccatagttaatctaaaccttatgattctatgatcactgttccctaaatgttccccgactgacacttgctccagttgacctacctcattccccagaatcagatccagcaatgcctccttcctcgttgggccggaaaagTACCAATcacgaaagttctcctgaacacacttcagaaattcttccccctctctgcctttttcactattattatcccagtctatattaggatagttgattccagactgattcgtgggatggcaggattgtcgaaTGAGGAGCGAATGGGtcgactgggcccgtattcactagagtttagaagaatgagaggggatctcataaaattctgactgggttggacaaacTAGATGcggtgaggatgtttccccgggctgggaagtctagaacaagggctcacagtctccggttacggggtaggaaatttaggaccgagatgaaaagaaatgttttcactctgagggtggtgaacctgtggaattctctaccacagagggctgtggaggctaagtcttagaatatatttaagagggagatggacttctagacacaaaaggcatcaaggggtatggggaaaaagcgggaaaatggccgtgatcatattgaatggcggtgcagactcgacgggccgaatggcctactactgctcctattttctatgtttccaagtccCCCATTATCGCTGCTCTATAGTTCTTACACCTCTCTGTAATAATAACCAGGCTTTCCTCTTGCCGACAGGTCATGTTTTCCTTCGAGGCTGGGCGCAGGTGTGATTCGGGTGCCGGCAACTTCACCTTCGAGACCAAGCACGGCAACGACATATTCTTGCTGGTGGAGAGCAGCATCCTGGAGCAGAAGGCCCAGGCCGAGATGAATCGTCGCAGCTTTCATCCACCGGAGAGTGGGGACGGGAGCGGTGGCTCGGGTTCGCCGGAGCGACCCGCCGACTGTCCGTTCGCCGATCCGTCGCCTCCCAACTCTGTGAGCGGCGGCGTGGCCAAGGGAAACCCCGGCAACAAGTGCGGCGCGGCCGAGGCACTGGCCGCCAAAAGGGAGCAACCCTCGCTGTGGGGCTCGGAGAAGGACTTGACCAAGTTGCTCAAGACCCGCAGCCTGCCGGATCCTCCCGCCGCGGGGCCGGCCACCCCGCCCAAGTCGCCTGTGCCCAAGCTGCCCAAACCGGCGGTGAACTCCGACCCCGCCTCCATCTACTCCGATCCGGTCGACGCCCTGACCGTCGGCACGCGCAACTCGGACTGCCTGTACTCCGATCCGGTCGACAGCGTCCCCAAGGGCACGCCGCCCAAGGCCTCCAACGCCCAGGGCTCGCCGCGGCAGGGCTTCAAGGACGGCAACGCCGCGGGCAAGAGGGCGGAGCCTCTGTACGCAGACATTTACGAGCGGGTGACCTACGACTTCTCCCGCACCGCCCTCTCTGCGCAGGATGAGGACCACATCTATGACGAGCCGGAAGGCAGGGCTCCCCACCAGCCCCCCGAAGGGAGGGCCGCCCACCAGCCCCCCGAAGGCAGGGCCCCCCATCCCCTGCCCGCCCCCATCTATGACGAGGCCCAGCCAGGAGAGCGGGAGTCTTGGAGGAAAAAGGGGACTGGGTGCGCGGCGGGGCCTGAGAACCGGTACAACCCCAAAGCTGACAACTACTCGGTGTCCCCCCCTTCCAGGGGCGGCGAGGCGCCGGTTACCAAAGCCAGAAGGCCCAAGCCCCTGCCGGCACCCAAACCAACCAGCGGGCCCTTTGTGAAAGACAAGCGGCCGGACTTCAAGGAGCTCACAAGGGAGCAGGTCAACTCTGTGCTGGAGCGGCCAACATTCAAAAGCAATTTCAACAGTTCAAACAACTGCATTTACAGTAAGGTTATGAAGACCAAGAAAACTGAGAAAGAAGCATCAGTGGATGAACTCAGCATTAACCAGGAGTCTATTTACGAAGATCTGGGGAACCTTTGACGGGCTGAATATGGGGGGGAATTTTGTTTATCGGTCTTAAAAACAAAATGTGGTTCTTCACCCATTTGTGCTTTTCCAAAGGCCCAGAACTCTGTCCTTCAGCAGGGGCAGTGC contains these protein-coding regions:
- the dok1b gene encoding docking protein 1b isoform X1, whose translation is MRARRGGSDKTLSPATSGPTKLCGCLEWPGDAEVANCAEVCRRNFEEKVCFEEGEQRERESMNMDRVIKEGQLHVLQPKFGKKHWKKNWFVLYPASQYGISRLEFYDSKDGVNVSEKQATKKLDKKIIRLSDCISIAQLPSEVCPKESMSAFTIETGEKLYTFAAEKQTSAEWVERLCETAFPPPAADPCCGANSKPLQMAENSIYYSRAEVNEFWVNVQKTEAAERCDLIGTYILKADRESILLKDTKTEQVLFKWPYKLLRRYGRDKVMFSFEAGRRCDSGAGNFTFETKHGNDIFLLVESSILEQKAQAEMNRRSFHPPESGDGSGGSGSPERPADCPFADPSPPNSVSGGVAKGNPGNKCGAAEALAAKREQPSLWGSEKDLTKLLKTRSLPDPPAAGPATPPKSPVPKLPKPAVNSDPASIYSDPVDALTVGTRNSDCLYSDPVDSVPKGTPPKASNAQGSPRQGFKDGNAAGKRAEPLYADIYERVTYDFSRTALSAQDEDHIYDEPEGRAPHQPPEGRAAHQPPEGRAPHPLPAPIYDEAQPGERESWRKKGTGCAAGPENRYNPKADNYSVSPPSRGGEAPVTKARRPKPLPAPKPTSGPFVKDKRPDFKELTREQVNSVLERPTFKSNFNSSNNCIYSKVMKTKKTEKEASVDELSINQESIYEDLGNL
- the dok1b gene encoding docking protein 1b isoform X2; translated protein: MKHWKKNWFVLYPASQYGISRLEFYDSKDGVNVSEKQATKKLDKKIIRLSDCISIAQLPSEVCPKESMSAFTIETGEKLYTFAAEKQTSAEWVERLCETAFPPPAADPCCGANSKPLQMAENSIYYSRAEVNEFWVNVQKTEAAERCDLIGTYILKADRESILLKDTKTEQVLFKWPYKLLRRYGRDKVMFSFEAGRRCDSGAGNFTFETKHGNDIFLLVESSILEQKAQAEMNRRSFHPPESGDGSGGSGSPERPADCPFADPSPPNSVSGGVAKGNPGNKCGAAEALAAKREQPSLWGSEKDLTKLLKTRSLPDPPAAGPATPPKSPVPKLPKPAVNSDPASIYSDPVDALTVGTRNSDCLYSDPVDSVPKGTPPKASNAQGSPRQGFKDGNAAGKRAEPLYADIYERVTYDFSRTALSAQDEDHIYDEPEGRAPHQPPEGRAAHQPPEGRAPHPLPAPIYDEAQPGERESWRKKGTGCAAGPENRYNPKADNYSVSPPSRGGEAPVTKARRPKPLPAPKPTSGPFVKDKRPDFKELTREQVNSVLERPTFKSNFNSSNNCIYSKVMKTKKTEKEASVDELSINQESIYEDLGNL